One Lycium barbarum isolate Lr01 chromosome 5, ASM1917538v2, whole genome shotgun sequence genomic window carries:
- the LOC132642815 gene encoding uncharacterized protein LOC132642815 isoform X1, which produces MNHKTFSILFIVFFVLTCSISSTTASRRLLSGSAGGNKMEMRGHRSKSAPSATEQSPPGRGSLNYKALQQPPVCKEKVYGDCTGARKPSPRRCNFGTKCKNTPP; this is translated from the exons ATGAATCACAAAACATTCTCTATATTATTCATAGTCTTTTTTGTCTTAACTTGTTCTATATCCTCAACAACGGCCTCTCGAAGATTATTATCAG GTAGTGCTGGAGGCAATAAAATGGAAATGCGAGGCCATCGCTCTAAATCAGCTCCTTCAGCAACTGAACAATCACCCCCCGGCCGCG GAAGCCTAAACTATAAAGCATTACAGCAACCACCGGTATGCAAGGAGAAAGTGTACGGCGACTGTACCGGTGCTCGAAAACCATCCCCGAGACGTTGCAATTTTGGTACTAAATGTAAAAACACCCCACCCTAA